Proteins encoded together in one Salvelinus fontinalis isolate EN_2023a chromosome 6, ASM2944872v1, whole genome shotgun sequence window:
- the LOC129857992 gene encoding V-type proton ATPase 116 kDa subunit a 3-like isoform X2, producing MGSMFRSEEVCLVQLFLQSGSAYNCVSELGELGLVEFRDLNPNVNSFQRKFVGEVRRCQELEKTFTFLEQELNRSLLPPFHGPTPCPTPSAPQPRELLTIEEESERLARELKEVSRNRDGLRAQLIQLSQYKGVLTQTHSLTASQAPPPLRETVGILEPNRQDVHLRFVAGVVHPWKVPSFERLLWRACRGYIVVDFREMEEQLEHPDTGEMVQWTVFLISYWGDQIGQKVKKICDCFHTQVFAYPDSPTEREEILQGLQGRIEDIKSVLFQTEQFLQQMLVRAVAVLPQWKVRVQKSKAVQAVLNLCSPSVTNKCLIAEAWCPVSKLPELQSALREGGKKSGSGVDSFYNRLPCSTPPPTLFPTNSFTAGFQNIVDAYGVASYREVNPAVYTIITFPFLFAVMFGDVGHGLLMSLAALWMVLEEKDPKLRNNTNEIWRMMFGGRYLILLMGLFSVYTGAIYNECFSRGLSPFSSGWHVGPMFENGEWNPTTVKENNFLSLDPNITGVFTGPYPFGIDPVWGMSNNHLTFLNSYKMKMSVIIGVIHMTFGVCLAFFNYIHFNQLSSVFLVLIPELFFMLCLFGYLVFMVIFKWLAFDTTHSNSAPSILIHFIDMFLFAENKDNPPLYGGQVVVQKVLVVLALCSVPVLLLGKPIHQYITHKRKHRHMAGDRQPLLAENNSINAHQGEDFDAADAFMHQAIHTIEYCLGCISNTASYLRLWALSLAHAQLSEVLWVMVLHNALTWQGNMGSVILFLFFLAFAVLTVSVLLVMEGLSAFLHALRLHWVEFQNKFYSGTGYKLNPFSFSSIIHASSAL from the exons ATGGGTTCTATGTTCCGTAGTGAGGAGGTATGCTTGGTGCAGCTCTTCCTCCAGTCTGGTTCGGCCTATAACTGTGTCAGTGAACTGGGAGAACTGGGCCTGGTCGAGTTCAGAGAC TTGAACCCCAATGTCAACTCCTTCCAGAGGAAGTTTGTGGGGGAGGTGAGACGATGTCAGGAACTGGAGAAAACCTTCA CGTTCCTGGAGCAGGAGCTCAATAGGTCCCTGTTGCCCCCCTTCCATGGCCCGACCCCCTGCCCGACCCCCTCGGCCCCCCAGCCCAGAGAGTTGCTCACCAttgaggaggagagtgagaggcTGGCCAGGGAGCTCaaagaggtgtccaggaacagaGACGGTCTCAGAGCCCAGCTGATCCAGCTCAGCCAGTACAAAGGAGTTCTCACCCAGACCCACTCCCTCACCGCCTCACAG GCTCCACCTCCTCTACGTGAAACAGTAGGCATATTGGAGCCTAACCGACAGGATGTCCACCTCCG TTTTGTGGCTGGTGTGGTCCACCCCTGGAAAGTCCCATCATTTGAGCGGTTGCTATGGCGAGCATGCCGCGGTTACATCGTCGTGGACttcagagagatggaggagcaGCTGGAGCATCCTGACacg GGGGAGATGGTGCAGTGGACAGTGTTCCTCATATCCTACTGGGGAGATCAGATCGGACAGAAGGTCAAGAAGATCTGTGATTG CTTCCACACGCAGGTGTTTGCATATCCTGACAGCCccacggagagagaggagattctCCAGGGACTGCAGGGCAGAATTGAAGACATCAAATCA GTCCTCTTTCAGACAGAGCAGTTCCTCCAGCAGATGTTGGTGCGTGCAGTAGCGGTGTTGCCCCAGTGGAAGGTGCGGGTCCAGAAGTCTAAGGCAGTCCAGGCCGTACTGAACCTCTGCAGCCCCTCCGTCACCAACAAGTGTCTGATCGCTGAAGCCTGGTGTCCCGTCAGCAAGCTGCCCGAGCTACAGAGCGCCctgagggaaggaggg AAGAAGAGTGGCAGCGGGGTGGACTCGTTCTACAACCGCCTCCCCTGCTCCACGCCTCCTCCTACCCTGTTTCCCACCAACTCCTTCACTGCAGGCTTCCAGAACATTGTAGACGCCTACGGAGTGGCCAGTTACCGCGAGGTCAACCCAG CGGTGTACACCATCATCACGTTCCCCTTCCTGTTTGCCGTGATGTTTGGGGACGTGGGTCACGGTCTGCTGATGTCCCTGGCTGCCCTCTGGATGGTTCTGGAGGAGAAGGACCCCAAACTCAGGAACAACACTAATGAg aTTTGGCGGATGATGTTTGGAGGACGTTATCTGATCCTGTTGATGGGACTGTTCTCTGTCTACACTGGGGCCATCTACAACGAGTGTTTTAGCAGAGGACTCAGCCCCTTCAGCTCCGGCTGGCATGTAGGACCCATGTTTGAGAACGGAGAGTGGAA tcCAACAACTGTTAAAGAGAACAACTTCCTGTCCCTGGACCCTAACATCACTGGGGTTTTTACTGGACCCTATCCCTTTGGCATCGACCCG gTCTGGGGTATGTCCAACAACCACCTGACGTTCCTCAACTCCTACAAGATGAAGATGTCTGTCATTATCGGGGTCATCCACATGACCTTCGGAGTCTGTCTGGCCTTCTTCAACTACAT ACACTTTAACCAGTTGAGCAGTGTGTTCCTGGTACTGATCCCAGAGCTGTTCTTCATGCTGTGTCTGTTTGGTTACCTGGTCTTCATGGTCATCTTCAAGTGGCTGGCCTTCGACACGACCCACTCTAACTCCGCCCCCAGCATCCTCATCCACTTCATAGACATGTTCCTATTCGCCGAGAACAAGGACAACCCGCCCCTCTACGGAGGACAG gtggTGGTGCAGAAGGTTCTGGTGGTACTGGCACTGTGTTCTGTTCCAGTCCTGCTGCTGGGGAAACCCATCCATCAATACATCACACACAAGAGGAAGCACCGGCACATG GCAGGAGACAGACAACCCCTGTTGGCTGAGAACAATTCCATCAATGCTCATCAGGGAGAG GATTTTGACGCTGCTGATGCGTTCATGCACCAGGCCATCCACACCATAGAGTACTGTCTAGgctgcatctccaacacagccTCCTACCTACGACTGTGGGCCCTCAGCCTTGCACACGCAC AGCTTTCGGAGGTGCTCTGGGTGATGGTGCTGCATAACGCCCTGACCTGGCAAGGCAACATGGGATCTGTAATCCTGTTTCTATTCTTCCTCGCCTTCGCGGTGCTGACAGTCTCGGTCCTGCTGGTCATGGAGGGCCTGTCTGCCTTCCTGCATGCCCTGCGTCTGCACTG GGTGGAGTTTCAGAATAAATTCTACAGTGGAACTGGCTACAAGCTGAatcctttctccttctcttccatAATCCACGCCTCGTCCGCTCTGTGA
- the LOC129857992 gene encoding V-type proton ATPase 116 kDa subunit a 3-like isoform X1 yields the protein MGSMFRSEEVCLVQLFLQSGSAYNCVSELGELGLVEFRDLNPNVNSFQRKFVGEVRRCQELEKTFTFLEQELNRSLLPPFHGPTPCPTPSAPQPRELLTIEEESERLARELKEVSRNRDGLRAQLIQLSQYKGVLTQTHSLTASQAPPPLRETVGILEPNRQDVHLRFVAGVVHPWKVPSFERLLWRACRGYIVVDFREMEEQLEHPDTGEMVQWTVFLISYWGDQIGQKVKKICDCFHTQVFAYPDSPTEREEILQGLQGRIEDIKSVLFQTEQFLQQMLVRAVAVLPQWKVRVQKSKAVQAVLNLCSPSVTNKCLIAEAWCPVSKLPELQSALREGGKKSGSGVDSFYNRLPCSTPPPTLFPTNSFTAGFQNIVDAYGVASYREVNPAVYTIITFPFLFAVMFGDVGHGLLMSLAALWMVLEEKDPKLRNNTNEIWRMMFGGRYLILLMGLFSVYTGAIYNECFSRGLSPFSSGWHVGPMFENGEWNPTTVKENNFLSLDPNITGVFTGPYPFGIDPVWGMSNNHLTFLNSYKMKMSVIIGVIHMTFGVCLAFFNYIHFNQLSSVFLVLIPELFFMLCLFGYLVFMVIFKWLAFDTTHSNSAPSILIHFIDMFLFAENKDNPPLYGGQVVVQKVLVVLALCSVPVLLLGKPIHQYITHKRKHRHMAGDRQPLLAENNSINAHQGEVGSHREEEVDFDAADAFMHQAIHTIEYCLGCISNTASYLRLWALSLAHAQLSEVLWVMVLHNALTWQGNMGSVILFLFFLAFAVLTVSVLLVMEGLSAFLHALRLHWVEFQNKFYSGTGYKLNPFSFSSIIHASSAL from the exons ATGGGTTCTATGTTCCGTAGTGAGGAGGTATGCTTGGTGCAGCTCTTCCTCCAGTCTGGTTCGGCCTATAACTGTGTCAGTGAACTGGGAGAACTGGGCCTGGTCGAGTTCAGAGAC TTGAACCCCAATGTCAACTCCTTCCAGAGGAAGTTTGTGGGGGAGGTGAGACGATGTCAGGAACTGGAGAAAACCTTCA CGTTCCTGGAGCAGGAGCTCAATAGGTCCCTGTTGCCCCCCTTCCATGGCCCGACCCCCTGCCCGACCCCCTCGGCCCCCCAGCCCAGAGAGTTGCTCACCAttgaggaggagagtgagaggcTGGCCAGGGAGCTCaaagaggtgtccaggaacagaGACGGTCTCAGAGCCCAGCTGATCCAGCTCAGCCAGTACAAAGGAGTTCTCACCCAGACCCACTCCCTCACCGCCTCACAG GCTCCACCTCCTCTACGTGAAACAGTAGGCATATTGGAGCCTAACCGACAGGATGTCCACCTCCG TTTTGTGGCTGGTGTGGTCCACCCCTGGAAAGTCCCATCATTTGAGCGGTTGCTATGGCGAGCATGCCGCGGTTACATCGTCGTGGACttcagagagatggaggagcaGCTGGAGCATCCTGACacg GGGGAGATGGTGCAGTGGACAGTGTTCCTCATATCCTACTGGGGAGATCAGATCGGACAGAAGGTCAAGAAGATCTGTGATTG CTTCCACACGCAGGTGTTTGCATATCCTGACAGCCccacggagagagaggagattctCCAGGGACTGCAGGGCAGAATTGAAGACATCAAATCA GTCCTCTTTCAGACAGAGCAGTTCCTCCAGCAGATGTTGGTGCGTGCAGTAGCGGTGTTGCCCCAGTGGAAGGTGCGGGTCCAGAAGTCTAAGGCAGTCCAGGCCGTACTGAACCTCTGCAGCCCCTCCGTCACCAACAAGTGTCTGATCGCTGAAGCCTGGTGTCCCGTCAGCAAGCTGCCCGAGCTACAGAGCGCCctgagggaaggaggg AAGAAGAGTGGCAGCGGGGTGGACTCGTTCTACAACCGCCTCCCCTGCTCCACGCCTCCTCCTACCCTGTTTCCCACCAACTCCTTCACTGCAGGCTTCCAGAACATTGTAGACGCCTACGGAGTGGCCAGTTACCGCGAGGTCAACCCAG CGGTGTACACCATCATCACGTTCCCCTTCCTGTTTGCCGTGATGTTTGGGGACGTGGGTCACGGTCTGCTGATGTCCCTGGCTGCCCTCTGGATGGTTCTGGAGGAGAAGGACCCCAAACTCAGGAACAACACTAATGAg aTTTGGCGGATGATGTTTGGAGGACGTTATCTGATCCTGTTGATGGGACTGTTCTCTGTCTACACTGGGGCCATCTACAACGAGTGTTTTAGCAGAGGACTCAGCCCCTTCAGCTCCGGCTGGCATGTAGGACCCATGTTTGAGAACGGAGAGTGGAA tcCAACAACTGTTAAAGAGAACAACTTCCTGTCCCTGGACCCTAACATCACTGGGGTTTTTACTGGACCCTATCCCTTTGGCATCGACCCG gTCTGGGGTATGTCCAACAACCACCTGACGTTCCTCAACTCCTACAAGATGAAGATGTCTGTCATTATCGGGGTCATCCACATGACCTTCGGAGTCTGTCTGGCCTTCTTCAACTACAT ACACTTTAACCAGTTGAGCAGTGTGTTCCTGGTACTGATCCCAGAGCTGTTCTTCATGCTGTGTCTGTTTGGTTACCTGGTCTTCATGGTCATCTTCAAGTGGCTGGCCTTCGACACGACCCACTCTAACTCCGCCCCCAGCATCCTCATCCACTTCATAGACATGTTCCTATTCGCCGAGAACAAGGACAACCCGCCCCTCTACGGAGGACAG gtggTGGTGCAGAAGGTTCTGGTGGTACTGGCACTGTGTTCTGTTCCAGTCCTGCTGCTGGGGAAACCCATCCATCAATACATCACACACAAGAGGAAGCACCGGCACATG GCAGGAGACAGACAACCCCTGTTGGCTGAGAACAATTCCATCAATGCTCATCAGGGAGAGGTGGGGAGtcacagagaggaggaggtg GATTTTGACGCTGCTGATGCGTTCATGCACCAGGCCATCCACACCATAGAGTACTGTCTAGgctgcatctccaacacagccTCCTACCTACGACTGTGGGCCCTCAGCCTTGCACACGCAC AGCTTTCGGAGGTGCTCTGGGTGATGGTGCTGCATAACGCCCTGACCTGGCAAGGCAACATGGGATCTGTAATCCTGTTTCTATTCTTCCTCGCCTTCGCGGTGCTGACAGTCTCGGTCCTGCTGGTCATGGAGGGCCTGTCTGCCTTCCTGCATGCCCTGCGTCTGCACTG GGTGGAGTTTCAGAATAAATTCTACAGTGGAACTGGCTACAAGCTGAatcctttctccttctcttccatAATCCACGCCTCGTCCGCTCTGTGA
- the LOC129857993 gene encoding pre-mRNA-processing factor 19-like isoform X2 has translation MNSQPLSEEQLIDIKVSHPIRPKAPSSTSIPAILKALQDEWDAVMLHSFTLRQQLQTTRQELSHALYQHDAACRVIARLTKEVTAAREALATLKPQAGLVAHQAMPASQPAAGGGEPMEVSVQVGMTPEIIQKLQDKATVLTTERKKRGKTVPEELVRAEDLSKYRQVASHAGLHSASVPGILCMDLCPSDTNKVLTGGADKNVVVFDKKEEQIIATLKGHTKKVTSVIYHPSQSVVFSASPDSTIRVWSVTGGNCIQVVRAHEASVTGLSLHATGDYLLSSSEDQYWAFSDIQTGQVLTKVTDEAAGVALTCAQFHPDGLIFGTGTADSQIKIWDLKERTNVANFPGHSGPVTSIAFSENGYYLATGAQDSSVKLWDLRKLKNFKTIALDNSYEVKSLVFDQSGTYLAVGGSDIRVYICKQWSEVLNFSDHSGLVTGVAFGDNAQFLSSAGMDRSLKFYSL, from the exons ATGAATAGCCAACCACTGTCGGAAGAGCAACTTATCGATATAAAAG TGTCTCATCCTATCCGACCAAAGGCTCCCTCTTCTACCAGTATCCCTGCCATACTCAAGGCTCTGCAAGATGAGTGG GATGCGGTCATGTTGCACAGTTTCACTCTGAGGCAGCAGCTGCAGACGACTCGCCAGGAGCTCTCTCACGCCCTCTACCAGCATGACGCAGCCTGCAGAGTCATTGCTCGTCTTACCAAGGAGGTCACTGCAGCCAGAGAGG CCCTGGCCACACTCAAGCCCCAAGCCGGATTGGTGGCCCATCAGGCTATGCCCGCCTCTCAGCCAGCCGCTGGG GGTGGGGAACCAATGGAGGTTAGTGTGCAGGTGGGAATGACTCCAGAGATCATCCAGAAG CTTCAAGATAAGGCTACTGTCCTTACCACAGAGAGAAAGAAG AGAGGAAAGACCGTGCCAGAGGAGCTGGTCAGGGCTGAGGATCTGAGCAAGTACCGCCAAGTGGCTTCCCACGCT GGACTTCACAGTGCCAGTGTCCCAGGAATCCTGTGTATGGACCTCTGTCCTTCAGACACCAACAAAGTACTCACTG GTGGggctgataagaatgtggtggTATTTGATAAGAAGGAGGAGCAGATCATTGCCACCCTCAAGGGTCACACCAAGAAGGTCACCTctgtcatctaccacccctcccAG TCTGTGGTGTTCTCTGCCTCTCCAGACAGCACCATCCGGGTGTGGTCTGTTACTGGGGGCAACTGTATCCAGGTGGTGCGAGCTCACGAGGCGAGCGTGACCGGGCTGTCACTTCACGCAACCGGGGACTACCTTCTCAGCTCTTCCGAAGACCAG TACTGGGCCTTCTCGGATATCCAAACTGGCCAAGTCCTTACCAAAGTCACAGATGAGGCTGCTGGTGTTG ctctGACTTGTGCTCAGTTCCACCCTGACGGTCTGATCTTCGGGACGGGAACCGCCGACTCCCAGATCAAGATCTGGGATCTGAAGGAGCGCACAAACGTGGCCAACTTCCCCGGCCACTCTGGCCCTGTCACCTCCATCGCCTTCTCTGAGAACGGGTACTACCTAGCTACAG GTGCCCAGGACAGCTCTGTAAAGCTGTGGGATCTGAGGAAACTGAAGAACTTCAAGACCATCGCCCTGGACAACAGCTATGAG GTTAAGTCTCTGGTGTTTGATCAGAGTGGTACATACTTGGCTGTGGGTGGATCTGACATCAGGGTGTACATCTGCAAGCAGTGGTCGGAGGTCCTCAACTTCAGCG ACCATTCTGGCCTGGTGACAGGGGTGGCGTTCGGAGACAATGCTCAATTCCTTTCCTCCGCTGGAATGGACAGAAGCCTCAAGTTCTACAGCCTGTAG
- the LOC129857993 gene encoding pre-mRNA-processing factor 19-like isoform X1: MSLVCAISNEVPEHPCVSPVSNQVFERRLIEKYIAENGVDPMNSQPLSEEQLIDIKVSHPIRPKAPSSTSIPAILKALQDEWDAVMLHSFTLRQQLQTTRQELSHALYQHDAACRVIARLTKEVTAAREALATLKPQAGLVAHQAMPASQPAAGGGEPMEVSVQVGMTPEIIQKLQDKATVLTTERKKRGKTVPEELVRAEDLSKYRQVASHAGLHSASVPGILCMDLCPSDTNKVLTGGADKNVVVFDKKEEQIIATLKGHTKKVTSVIYHPSQSVVFSASPDSTIRVWSVTGGNCIQVVRAHEASVTGLSLHATGDYLLSSSEDQYWAFSDIQTGQVLTKVTDEAAGVALTCAQFHPDGLIFGTGTADSQIKIWDLKERTNVANFPGHSGPVTSIAFSENGYYLATGAQDSSVKLWDLRKLKNFKTIALDNSYEVKSLVFDQSGTYLAVGGSDIRVYICKQWSEVLNFSDHSGLVTGVAFGDNAQFLSSAGMDRSLKFYSL; the protein is encoded by the exons ATGTCTTTGGTTTGCGCAA TTTCCAATGAGGTCCCGGAGCACCCTTGCGTGTCCCCGGTGTCTAACCAGGTGTTCGAGCGCCGACTGATCGAGAAGTATATCGCAGAGAATGGAGTGGATCCAATGAATAGCCAACCACTGTCGGAAGAGCAACTTATCGATATAAAAG TGTCTCATCCTATCCGACCAAAGGCTCCCTCTTCTACCAGTATCCCTGCCATACTCAAGGCTCTGCAAGATGAGTGG GATGCGGTCATGTTGCACAGTTTCACTCTGAGGCAGCAGCTGCAGACGACTCGCCAGGAGCTCTCTCACGCCCTCTACCAGCATGACGCAGCCTGCAGAGTCATTGCTCGTCTTACCAAGGAGGTCACTGCAGCCAGAGAGG CCCTGGCCACACTCAAGCCCCAAGCCGGATTGGTGGCCCATCAGGCTATGCCCGCCTCTCAGCCAGCCGCTGGG GGTGGGGAACCAATGGAGGTTAGTGTGCAGGTGGGAATGACTCCAGAGATCATCCAGAAG CTTCAAGATAAGGCTACTGTCCTTACCACAGAGAGAAAGAAG AGAGGAAAGACCGTGCCAGAGGAGCTGGTCAGGGCTGAGGATCTGAGCAAGTACCGCCAAGTGGCTTCCCACGCT GGACTTCACAGTGCCAGTGTCCCAGGAATCCTGTGTATGGACCTCTGTCCTTCAGACACCAACAAAGTACTCACTG GTGGggctgataagaatgtggtggTATTTGATAAGAAGGAGGAGCAGATCATTGCCACCCTCAAGGGTCACACCAAGAAGGTCACCTctgtcatctaccacccctcccAG TCTGTGGTGTTCTCTGCCTCTCCAGACAGCACCATCCGGGTGTGGTCTGTTACTGGGGGCAACTGTATCCAGGTGGTGCGAGCTCACGAGGCGAGCGTGACCGGGCTGTCACTTCACGCAACCGGGGACTACCTTCTCAGCTCTTCCGAAGACCAG TACTGGGCCTTCTCGGATATCCAAACTGGCCAAGTCCTTACCAAAGTCACAGATGAGGCTGCTGGTGTTG ctctGACTTGTGCTCAGTTCCACCCTGACGGTCTGATCTTCGGGACGGGAACCGCCGACTCCCAGATCAAGATCTGGGATCTGAAGGAGCGCACAAACGTGGCCAACTTCCCCGGCCACTCTGGCCCTGTCACCTCCATCGCCTTCTCTGAGAACGGGTACTACCTAGCTACAG GTGCCCAGGACAGCTCTGTAAAGCTGTGGGATCTGAGGAAACTGAAGAACTTCAAGACCATCGCCCTGGACAACAGCTATGAG GTTAAGTCTCTGGTGTTTGATCAGAGTGGTACATACTTGGCTGTGGGTGGATCTGACATCAGGGTGTACATCTGCAAGCAGTGGTCGGAGGTCCTCAACTTCAGCG ACCATTCTGGCCTGGTGACAGGGGTGGCGTTCGGAGACAATGCTCAATTCCTTTCCTCCGCTGGAATGGACAGAAGCCTCAAGTTCTACAGCCTGTAG